Proteins from a single region of Melanotaenia boesemani isolate fMelBoe1 chromosome 3, fMelBoe1.pri, whole genome shotgun sequence:
- the LOC121637360 gene encoding E3 ubiquitin-protein ligase TRAIP — protein sequence MPIRAFCTICSDFFDHARDVAAIHCGHTFHYECLLQWFQTAPTKTCPQCRKQVSTRHIINKLFFDVEGEKPAAVDPESLQNELNRMKVLMSTKERDWRDKQKTMDSLKDTVDKQRRELDSARKEVLDKEMLCSAYRKQMTYFETQQNEIQAAKEEVRRLKTKMKTFESLDVLLQGQRTEVESMITDMGVSHAAVEQLSIYCISLKKEYDNLKGSLKSSNDMCEKLKREVLSSNNKLQIAAMEVNQTKEDMKSLQQDLANADKEISSLKKKVEFLQKTLSTPTRTNEALSRLVFESPAPMELKQPRLHQPAESEDIDLNITYDIRTPDDVATRPAQIPSKKMRLDPPVTPVCKQSEKSSFSSKAQDEDPVMNPFLRNSLLFRKKTFGSMLDPQRKPGVVRSGYDGLGGRTKFIQPSPLSEIRPLMKAKRKKVSRPPSKISPCLTLDGFLE from the exons ATGCCTATCCGAGCGTTTTGCACAATTTGCTCGGATTTCTTTGATCACGCCAGAGATGTTGCTGCCATTCACTGCGGACACACTTTTCACTACGAATG TCTTCTTCAGTGGTTCCAGACAGCCCCCACAAAAACCTGCCCACAGTGTAGGAAACAG GTCAGCACCAGGCACATTATCAACAAGCTCTTCTTTGATGTTGAGGGAGAAAAGCCAGCTGCAGTCGACCCAGAGAGCTTGCAG AATGAGCTCAATCGAATGAAAGTACTTATGAGCACCAAAG AGCGAGACTGGCGGGACAAACAGAAGACGATGGATAGTTTGAAGGACACTGTGGACAAGCAGAGGAGAGAGCTGGATAGTGCGCGAAAAGAAGTGCTGGATAAGGAGATGTTATGTTCTGCTTACAGG AAACAGATGACATATTTCGAGACACAACAGAATGAAATTCAGGCTGCAAAAGAGGAGGTTCGGAGACTGAAGaccaaaatgaaaacttttgaaAG CCTGGACGTGTTGTTACAGGGCCAGCGAACCGAGGTGGAGTCCATGATCACGGATATGGGAGTCAGCCACGCAGCGGTCGAGCAGCTCTCCATCTACTGCATCTCTCTAAAAAA AGAGTATGATAATCTAAAAGGGAGCCTCAAGTCTTCAAATGACATGTGTGAGAAGCTGAAAAGGGAAGTGCTCTCCTCAAACAACAAG tTGCAGATAGCTGCGATGGAGGTGAATCAGACCAAAGAGGACATGAAGTCTCTGCAGCAAGATCTGGCCAACGCAGACAAAGAGATCTCT AGTCTAAAGAAGAAGGTGGAGTTTCTCCAGAAGACTCTGAGCACGCCAACACGGACAAATGAAGCCCTCAGCAGGCTTGTCTTTGAAAG CCCCGCTCCGATGGAACTGAAGCAGCCTCGCCTCCACCAGCCTGCAGAAAGCGAGGACATCGATCTTAATATCACCTATGACATCAGGACCCCCGACGACGTGGCCACCAGACCAGCACAGATCCCGTCAAAGAAGATGCGTCTTGACCCACCTGT AACACCTGTGTGTAAACAGAGTGAAAAATCTTCATTTTCGAGCAAG GCTCAGGATGAAGATCCAGTCATGAATCCTTTTCTGAGGAACTCCCTCCTCTTTAGGAAGAAGACTTTTGGTAGCATGTTGGACCCTCAGAGGAAGCCTGGAGTT gtCCGAAGTGGTTATGACGGATTAGGAGGACGAACTAAGTTCATCCAACCT TCTCCTTTGTCAGAGATTCGGCCACTAATGAaagctaaaaggaaaaaagtgagCCGTCCTCCCTCCAAGATTTCCCCCTGCCTGACCCTGGACGGCTTCCTGGAGTAA
- the mon1a gene encoding vacuolar fusion protein MON1 homolog A, producing the protein MMDGEAHRATVSGENGTLAPADRLRSERADSPTPGLVEGTEPGAGQKSAMFVHAQSFEDLTAEAAGETQADLEKSGGDNEEEYKVLVGEKTTEKQQSNEFSSESRTKEEDICSEAWRSHRKHVFVLSEAGKPIYTRYGTEEALSSTMGVMMALVSFVEAEKNIIRSIHADGCKVVFLTKSPLVLVGVSRTCQSDKELLRELQYIYYQIVSLLTLTQLNHIFKHKQNYDLRRLLAGSEYLTDNLLHRLERDPGLLLSAVTCLPLASSARDVVSSSLQAAKAKNLVFSILLAGDRLVTLVRKKDQFLHHIDLHLVFNLVGSSSSFREGEGWTPICLPKFNTAGFFHAHISYLEPASELCLILVSTDREDFFNMSDCKQRFMERLSKRSAYQALKEAPKCPNYSVAQVGIPELRHFLYKSKSSGLYTSPEFPSVYQSDEEQERLMGLYQDLHSCLHHPTRPLRSFYRCSETENLLAWVTSGFELYLCFSPLATKASAVSAVNKLLKWIRKEEDRLFILSPLTY; encoded by the exons ATGATGGATGGAGAAGCCCACAGGGCGACTGTGTCCGGGGAAAATGGGACACTTGCTCCTGCAGATCGCCTCCGCTCAGAGAGAGCTGACAGCCCGACACCAGGTCTGGTGGAGGGAACTGAACCAG GTGCTGGTCAGAAAAGTGCTATGTTTGTTCATGCACAGTCCTTTGAAGATCTGACTGCGGAGGCTGCAGGAGAGACTCAGGCTGACTTGGAGAAATCAGGAGGAGATAACGAAGAGGAGTATAAGGTGCTTGTTGGGGAGAAAACCACAGAGAAGCAGCAAAGCAATGAGTTTTCATCAGAGAGTAGGACTAAAGAGGAAGACATATGTAGCGAGGCGTGGCGCAGCCATAGaaaacatgtgtttgtgttgagcGAGGCTGGAAAGCCCATCTATACCCGGTATGGCACTGAGGAGGCTCTGTCTAGCACCATGGGGGTGATGATGGCCCTGGTATCTTTTGTGGAGGCTGAGAAGAACATTATCCGCTCCATCCATGCAG ATGGCTGTAAAGTGGTTTTTCTCACCAAGAGTCCTCTGGTCCTTGTGGGCGTGTCTCGGACCTGTCAATCAGACAAAGAGCTCCTGAGGGAGCTGCAGTACATCTACTACCAGATTGTCAGTCTGCTCACCCTCACCCAGCTCAACCACATCTTTAAGCACAAGCAGAACTACGACCTGCGCCGCTTGCTAGCTGGTTCCGAGTACCTCACAGACAACCTGCTGCACCGCCTGGAGCGAGACCCCGGCCTGCTGCTCAGTGCCGTCACCTGCCTGCCTCTGGCCAGCTCGGCCCGCGACGTCGTCTCGTCCAGCCTGCAGGCCGCCAAAGCCAAAAACCTGGTGTTCTCCATCCTGCTGGCCGGTGACCGCCTGGTCACTCTGGTCAGGAAAAAGGACCAGTTCCTGCACCACATAGACTTGCACCTGGTCTTCAACCTCGTTGGCTCGTCCTCGTCCTTCCGAGAGGGTGAGGGCTGGACGCCGATCTGTCTGCCAAAGTTCAACACTGCTGGATTTTTCCACGCTCACATTTCTTACCTGGAGCCTGCATCCGAGCTCTGCCTCATCCTGGTCTCAACCGACAGAGAGGACTTTTTTAACATGTCTGACTGCAAGCAGCGTTTCATGGAGAGGTTGAGTAAGCGCAGTGCCTACCAGGCCCTGAAGGAGGCGCCTAAATGTCCCAACTACTCAGTGGCACAGGTTGGCATCCCAGAGCTCAGGCACTTCCTCTACAAATCAAAGAGCTCGGGGTTGTACACCAG TCCAGAGTTTCCATCGGTGTACCAGTCTGATGAGGAACAGGAGCGACTGATGGGACTGTACCAGGACCTTCACAGCTGTTTACACCATCCAACTAGACCTCTCCGCTCATTCTACCGCTGCAGTGAAACTGAAAACCTGCTGGCTTGG GTGACAAGCGGCTTCGAGCTCTACCTCTGCTTCAGCCCGCTGGCGACCAAGGCCTCGGCTGTCTCTGCTGTCAACAAACTGCTGAAGTGGATCAGGAAGGAGGAAGATCGCCTTTTCATCCTGAGTCCTCTCACATACTGA